The DNA window TTGAAAGTTCCCGTGACAAAAGCAACCACAAGCGCACTCACGAGCACGCCCCAAGTCATCATCGAAAGGAATGCCCAACTCGAAAACTTCGGCCACTTTTTAAGGGGAACCATGTAGGTGCCGAAAATAAAGATGGACATCAACGCGCCAATGTAACTACTTTCCAATGCAGAACCCCGCGAAAATTGATTGTAAAACATCTTCGGACGAAATTTCGCCCGTTATACTCTGAAGCGCCCTGCGCACCAGCTGCATCTCGAAAGCGAGAAGCTCCACCGCCGGATTTTCGCGCAACTGGGCAAGCACCCGGTCGACTCCCGCAAGGGCCTCTTCGAGGCAGGACTTTTCGCGTTCGCTCGTAATCCAGAGGTCTTCGGCGTTTTCGGTTTTCTTGAACAAGACTGCGTTCATGGCACTCTTGAGTTCGGCAAGGCCTTCGCCGGTTTTCGAGGAGATGCTAAGAGATCCTTCGGCCCCTCGACAAGCTCGGGGACCTTGGTCGGGTTGGTGCACATCAACAAGCTCAGTGACCTTTTGCCGAACTACAGCCAAATCGCACTTGGAGTACACCGTAAAATCCGGGTGGACTGTTTCGTCTCTCGTCTGTAGGGCTCCGCCCGTTCTCTCGTCTGAACCATCCACTACCAAAATTTTCAGGTCAGCCTCGTCGAGAATTTCGCGGGACTTTTTCATGCTGAGCGCATCGAGTTCATCGGTAGCCTTGTCGGCAATTCCCGCCGTATCGACCAGGCGAATTTCACCACCGTCCAAGAACAGGCGAACTTCCACAAAATCACGCGTCGTACCGGGAACATTGCTCACGAGCACGCGGTCTTCTCCAAGGAGAGCGTTCACAAGGCTCGACTTGCCCGCATTGGGCGCCCCGTACAAAACCGCAAGCGGTAGCCTACTCAGGCTAGCCTTGCCGCGGAAACTTTCGAGGATAGCCTTGATTGATTCGCGGATGTTTTCGAACTTTTCCTGCCAACCATTGTAATCGGGGTCGGCCTCCTCTTCGGCAAAGTCCACATCGAGTTCGAGGCGGGCCGAGATATCCTTGACCTGCGCCGTCAAGGTCGCAATTTTCTTGGAAAGAGCCCCCGAAAGGAGCCGGTGGGCATTTTCGAGTTCGGCACGGTTTGCGCTGTGAATGACGTCTGCCACCGATTCGGCCTGGGTCAAATCCATTTTTCCGTTCAGGAAAGCGCGGCGCGTGTATTCACCGGGTTCTGCCAGGCGAACGCCTTCGATGCCACGAATCGCCTGCAACAAATCGCGAACGATTAGCGGGTTTCCGTGCGGGTAAAGTTCCAGCACATCTTCACCGGTGTACGAATTCGGGGCCGCAAAGTAAATGTACAATAGGCTATCGAGCACCTTGTGCGACTTGGGATCGCGAGCGGTCCCCAAATTCGCCATTCGCGGGACAAGCGAAGATGCCGCCTTTTCCCCGAACAGTTCCGCAACGACACGACGCACCTGCGAACCACTCACACGGAGTGCAGCCACGGCACTCACGCCCATTGGCGTCATCGGTGCAACGATCGTCAGAGAATCCATACCCCGAAATATAAAAAAAAGTTGACAGAACTTAGCGACAAAGCCCCAAAATGGTTATTGGATAGGCACTTAGGGAACACACCCCCTGTGCAAAGCATCACAACGTAAGGGTTTATTTTCTTACATGATTATTGCAATGACACATTTTTTCCCGATTTTTTATAGATTAGCTCTATATGAATCAATTTAAGCTGATTTTTCGTCCATTGGGAACGCTCCCCCGCTTTGTGTTGCAGCGCGAAGACGGAGCTGAAATCGAAATCCTGAGCGGCTACGGTTGCGGACTCAACGCATGGAGCGTTCCCGTAGACAACGCCCTGAACACACGCACATCTTCTTCGCTCAACCTGCTGTTCGGCTACCAGGACGAATCCGTTCTCCGGAAAACTGCCCCCGATACGAACGCCGGGTGCAGACTCACCCCCTTCGCCGGACGAACCGCCTTTGCAAAGTTCAACTGGAAAGGCAAC is part of the uncultured Fibrobacter sp. genome and encodes:
- the mnmE gene encoding tRNA uridine-5-carboxymethylaminomethyl(34) synthesis GTPase MnmE: MDSLTIVAPMTPMGVSAVAALRVSGSQVRRVVAELFGEKAASSLVPRMANLGTARDPKSHKVLDSLLYIYFAAPNSYTGEDVLELYPHGNPLIVRDLLQAIRGIEGVRLAEPGEYTRRAFLNGKMDLTQAESVADVIHSANRAELENAHRLLSGALSKKIATLTAQVKDISARLELDVDFAEEEADPDYNGWQEKFENIRESIKAILESFRGKASLSRLPLAVLYGAPNAGKSSLVNALLGEDRVLVSNVPGTTRDFVEVRLFLDGGEIRLVDTAGIADKATDELDALSMKKSREILDEADLKILVVDGSDERTGGALQTRDETVHPDFTVYSKCDLAVVRQKVTELVDVHQPDQGPRACRGAEGSLSISSKTGEGLAELKSAMNAVLFKKTENAEDLWITSEREKSCLEEALAGVDRVLAQLRENPAVELLAFEMQLVRRALQSITGEISSEDVLQSIFAGFCIGK